Within the Gossypium raimondii isolate GPD5lz chromosome 12, ASM2569854v1, whole genome shotgun sequence genome, the region TCTAAGGGTCAGTTCTACCTTGCTtctaaaagtacttttgaaagtttaaaaaaaactgtGAAGAATAAGTtacttttggttaaaatttttagtttttcagaagtgtttttttgaaaaaaagttgaaaaggagaagttaaaaattttagttttcctctctcaaaagtatttttagtgtttaattattttttacccttcaataatataatatttttttcttagtgtttaattataattgtgttaatcattaattaaaaacaaaagtatttttaaaatactaattataaatatttaaatatttaaaatatagtttatatattttaattaaattttataaacaattaatatttattgtttaaaatatttataatttatattttatatattaaaatattaacaacaagttataataatttttaaattattattaaaatataataatattaattaatttaaatattatttaaatgtatatttgttaataacatgtttaaaattgatattttatttttcaaaatatttttgacagcaatactaaacattcaaattttaatctaaatttttcaaaatatttttcaaaagtatttttacaatatttttaaaaaataatgaagaattGGCCCTAAATTAACGCTGCTGAAAGTagtgatgatgattttggattttatcTTTTCTACCCTTGGCCTTCTGCGTCGGGGCTATTATCCTGTTGCTCCGACTTGGGCTGGATTTTACTGAAAATTTGACACGTCTTCTACCTGTATTGACCGTTAATTACTTTTAGCAGCAGTTTTAAATGGgtaatctttattttatataattcatcaaattacaTATCTTATCTGAactctaataaaaaaaatcagctAGCATGCACGCCATTGAATTCCGAAATTGATTATACTTTAAAAATTCGCCTATCCCGAATTATTCAATAAAACTAATATggtaatttaatttgtattttatgcaattttatttcTACAGATAATTCCCATCCAATATCTTATATCAGAGAAAAATGCGTATAAACCATTTTAAACCCATGTTCTACTAATTATGACAATATTAATGATATCaactaagttaaaattcaattaatatgatttttttactataacattttgtaattttggttaatactatattataattatcgttttctttaatatatttgtttattgatttttaaaaatgtatatatcaTGAGAATATTTATGCAACAACTTTCTTTTGCCATTTAGTCATAgcgacttgtggaaaaaaaattatcactAAACCACTCATTTTACCCAAATCTGAATAGGCTCTACCCTCACAAGTCATATAAGGTAAAATGGTCACAACACATTTTGATTTGCAAGGGACTAAACACGGCACATTTCGAcgaaaaaataaccaaaaaaaaaaagatttgtcGTCAATCTATACTATcagtatttatttaaatatcttCAATACCTGAAACAGTCAAAAGCCGGATCATTTGGGCCAaaatttcaatgaaataaaataataatgaattagAGTCCCATCAGCAAAAAAAATCCATGAAAtcccaaaaaggaaaaatctgTTTTCAGTTTCATCAGTAAAGCAACATTCCATGAGTAAAGCACCTTCTAAACTTCATGCTTCATTGCAATTTCATCATGAGAGTACTTTCCGGACCTCATCCGTAACATCTGTAAGAGGCTTTTCGGCATGAAGCGTTGCAACTATTCCCTTCTTGGAATAATAATTGATCACCTAAATTTTGAACACCACCATTCAAAATGTTATTGACAGTTTATAAACTACTTAAAAAAACATCATCAACTCCGAAAAAGGCTAGGAAAGATCATTTCTGATGTCACAAGAACCATTTATGTCACATTAGATTAACGGAATTAGGGCATAAAAACAAACATCCATGTGCTCAATTAGCTTGCTACTAAACTCTTTTATTCCGTTCTAGTAACTCCAGAATTTCAAATAGCTTAAAAATTAAGGATCTTTCCATTCTGCCAAAAATAGTTAAGGAAACAGAAAGCATACTGGTTGAGTTTGTCTGTGAAATGACTCAAGCCTTGACTTGAGAACAGCTGCAGAGTCGTCTTTACGTTGGATCAAAGGTTCCCCAGTCACCTTCAAGAGAATAAAGAACCCAAAAAGTTTGCAATGAATTAAGACATTGTAAGGTCCAGTAAAATTGCTTAACTTACAATGCCTTTGTCAACCGGTGAAAAAGGTGGAGAGGCTGTCACCAGATTCTTTGTAACCAAATTTGCATTTTTGAAAGAAACAGAATTAGAACGAGGGTTATTATGTTTGACTCACATCATCTACACCTGGAACTCTAGGAGGTGCAAATTTTGTATGGTAGGATCTACCACTAGCAGGGTGGATCCAGCGACCAGAAATCCTCTCCTCCAAGACCGCATCGTCAATTGCGAAATCGAGCACCTTATCGATTTTAACTCCCTGCCTTTCCAGCATCTCATCAAGCTGCAAAGCAAAGATCAAGAACACATATTAGAAGCATGGTCTGTATTGAGAAAATTCAAGGTTCTCTGGTTAGGGAAGAGCGGGTGCAAGTGTAAAGATTATAGACAAAGTATCACCTTTTGTGCTTGTGCTACAGTCCTGGGAAACCCATCAAGAATGAAACCCTTTTTACATGAAGGTTTCTTCATCGCTTCATCGATAATGCCAACAACCAGGTCATCAGAAACAAGTTCTCCCTGAGAAACAATAGCTAAGCACCTCATTAGTCATTAGCAAACTAGTAGCaagaagtattttttaaaaaaatccgaACAGGCAGGGGAACTAATTTGACCTTATCCATAGCTTCCTTGGCCTTGATACCAAGTGGGGTTTTAGCGGAAACAGCAGCTCTAAGCATATCACCAGCGGCCAAGTGACACAAGCAGTGCTCATCTTTAATTATTGGTGATTGAGTGCCTTTTCCAGATCCAGGTGGACCTGTCAATCATAAGATTGCCCTGTAATCACAAACATGCCATCTTTCTACCAAATTTGAGACAGTAAATTGATAGAAATGTAAAGAATGCTATTTGAATGCAGCATGCTTCTGTGATGCTGCTATGACACAATACGGGCTGTTAACAATTTGAGACTTCTGAGAAAAATGAACGTAAAAACCAAACTTTAGTGTCTTTCTAGTCACTTTCAAGCAACCCAAATTCCACACACTATGCAAGCAAGATTTGTACTTCGGATCAAGCGATTGTCTGAACATTGCTGCATGGAACTCTACAACTAAAGACAGACCAATATCTTAGCAGGTCATCAACAATGGGCTACGGTACCCCGACAAGGGGCACTCATCTTTAGCCTTGCAGAATCTAGTACCACTTCTGCATGGCAAAAGGTGATGCACAAGGAATATACAAGTTCAATGTTGGCATTAgaatcgtttcatttttgttgacttttttttctattaaatctaAACGTAAACAATGAGTATTGgtttacataatataaaatcaaaatttcccaGCACTCATActttttcagaaaataatcaTTAGAAATTCATCCAGTGCCCCCACTTTGACTCTGCCTTTAGAGACATATTTGTTCATTTAAATTGTAtgaaaagtttaataaaatagagttaaaaaatttaagctaaatttggAGCATTGAATATTCGAGTACATTCTTTTGCAATTCTATCTAAACGAACAAAAAATATGACATGAACAAACTTCAACAAACTCCAGGATCTGAAAATTCCATTTTCCAATGCTAttactagaaaaaaaaatcagagaaagaattgaaaaaataaaaagaatcaatccaatttgcaaaaaaataaataaagcgagagtcaaaaaaataaagggaaaaaacgAGAACCAATGAGGATGAGGCGCTTCTCGGGTTTGGGGGCGCACTTCATACGGCGGAGAAGCTCATTCATCAGAGATTCGTAGGGTATTTCTTCCAAGTTCACCGAACCGCTCGCCATTTCTTTGCTTTCTAAGGGTTTTTGGTTCTAAGTTTTAAACAGTCTTTCTAGTTAAAGAAAAAgataggttttttttcttttttttctttcgttcTCTACTTCTGTATTGGCTCGGTTGGGACTTCGAGCCACCAAAGCTTCAACGTTCAAACTCAAGCACCGGTATTGCCGGCTTGTTTTTAAGTTACTGTTTTACCCTTTTTCTTTCACGCTACTTCATGTTTCCcatatttgagttttttattaaaataattaaaagtgcaatattaattaaaataaaacaatgtaaaagtgcaatattaaataattaaaatattaaaatattaaaataaaacaagtgtgacatttaatattaaattattattataaaaatattttattaatgttaaaatgtCTGTTAACAAAAGTTGAAATTCaatgataaaaatacaaaataaaaatatattgctcTAAATtggctttataaatattaattacatctattatttttatacattattcaaatgagaaaatatttgatacactATTAGTGGAGTTTAAAAACTTCATAAGCAGAGCCAATAGTTGAAAAGTTTCCTATAAAGGTGtggtaaattattatatatataaagacaaatatcaattttttaggGTTGTttatggaattaaaaaaatacactgCCAGTATACTAAATAACCACCCTATTCGAATTTGCTACACCCAATATTCACCGATAAgttaaagggtaaactacatcgAAGGTCACCCTAAAATAGCATcattcctattttggtcactccatttcttttataaatttagtcactctaattaatataattgttagaATTAGtcattattgttaaaatatgttaatccACTAACATCCACAAACAGATTGTTGACGTGGTGCTGGATTTAGTGTCCCAAGTATAGTATATTCGTCTTTGTACACTTCTACTTAtcgaacaaattggtttaataaaatatttattgattacattaatattctgTGTATATAGTCTTCAATGAGTTTTGCATGCAAAATAAAATGGAAGTAAATATTGACTcactaattatttaatgtttaactaatactaagcagtattacgTGGTTGGGTCGTAATACGAAAAAATGACTTGTATTAGCAGATAAGctaaacatgtctttagtctaattggaaatgagcaaaccgatcaaaagactaatatgctgcctatcaagtctaattgggaAAATACTTTGTCTTAAGTATTGGAgcagatgactcccaaaagatagagaaatAGATGTGGTTGTTTGGACTAACAGTACAATGGATAGGACCCAAGTTGAATAGATCTTAAATtcgtttatagatttattcacttttgacgttcatagtgtgacataccttaatcctgaatGGATGAGAGactatatatgtatgtgtgacttgtatattttgatgtaagtaaaagtttgagctcaaatagataaggaactgaaagctaGTGCGTTGAGTATGTGACTtttgcagtatgtagcatcattctacaatagtggaattcatagcccgacTAAAAggtaaatgatatattttcatcagcattacatgatagataaaaaataaacatggcCTTTGGTCATTtattttgtgataaatgacttgttactatttaataataattgacttttcatgaaagaagatgtaatgattatcatgagataaaataagatcatattgaaagaataaatttatcttaaagaaatgaaaaatatccTCTGAAGGTAACACAATTATGGCAATGTCATTAGACGAGCATTTCttaagtagctttcgtaatggtatattATTAGAGAGAGCTTAGTTACGATATTTTAGTAGAaagactttgtgactaaataaatttataattcataggcgaaaagttagaaattaattataaattatttgagtcttaattatatatgtccaatccGTCTCTCTACTAGCTtgttaaaacaaaatatgaatTGCATATAAAACCAATTTGATAGAAATGAATGGAAACGATGAATTAAGAGAAATGGGTCGCATTcacaaatgaatgtgttttctctaagtataaaaatgatttgagaattaatttaaagtttttaaattattatttaattaattataattaaattaattagtaattgtgaatccattgaataagaaaattaaatatacttgCTCATAGATTTTTAACGTTAAAGTTGCCATGACTTTGCGAGAATTAAAATTGGATTGAaagaattatttaattgagaaattaatttagttaatttagtaggagtgtgttttctattaaataaatattattattcaaagtTTTAGTCAATCAAGATTTTCGTATCTCTCCCTATAAGTAGATGACACGGTTGACTTAAAACACACACAATTCTTGATTGTTGAGTTATCATTATTTTACtgaaaaatagtgagaatttataaacaaagaataaattatattttcggGAATTACAATCTTTCTTGGATTCTATaagagaaaaattattttactattgaAAGTAATcgatttgtttctttttgtcattttgtcaattttaattgttattcaaaaacactttaatttgttatatcaaaacatatttacGGCAACCAGTGAGCTCATAtttacttctattttgctttgcatacAAAAACTACATGAGGACaattatataaagtatattaatgtaatccatgaatttattttattaaccaatctattcggaaaaaaaattataagtgtatatagacgaaaatactacacttacgGCACCAAATCTAACAccattatcaatatttaaatcCTCTTTAAGAAGAGGGAATCTAACGATAACGACAACGAACCATGACCATGGCCCTACCCTCTTCAATGAGCACACCTTCCAGCATAACACTACTGATCACCCTAACGCCACTAACAACCACGACGACGTTGATGCTACTTTAACTTCAAGTAGATCTTCACTCTTTTACttccatatttttttacttgtttgataattatattttgatgatgCTATTTACACTTACAGTGCAATTCTAAATCCATAgttatcaatttgatttatgaGAGTTATTCTCTAATTCATTATTGCTTCTTCCCTACAAGAAGCTTTAAGGGTCTTATGAAATGTTGCATTTTGGGAAGCAAGAGATATTCAACTTTTCTTACTTTCCCTAGCTAACTTATGAAGTCTAGGAAAGGATGATccttttcctcttctttctttttttgcccCTCCCCACCATCGGCTTAGGGCGTGAGTGAGAgggagaaagagaaaaagaaaaaaaaaatcaagctttttctgtttttatttatttatttatatttaagatattttcatTTACTATAAATGATATGAATTTTCACGAATTAATAATtagtttgattaaataataaaagactTGAATATTATGTTGAAAATCTTAATAATTAatcacaattaaattttaagcttAAGTTTAGaactaaacttaaataattattataaattataaaaataaaaagactgcaaaacttaaaactaaaaaacacgtgtctttttttcttcttttatggGTAGGCAGGGCTAGCTTTgttttgtatataattttatgatatttgtataattttttaaagggcctaaatagtAAGCTTCCATGTTAAGGGGGCCAGCCATCTCCTagattcatctttgatttttatgcttttttaataattagaaaaaataataatgtggTTAATTGAGATTAAATTCAGACTTTTATGCTTACAACATAATACTTATGTCATTTTTAAGAcgctaaatcataaaagatatCTAAATAATTTGTCATGGTGAAGATAATATTTGGTAGAATGATTTAATTCCATTAGCAAGGTTTTAATACTACCGCATGTCATTTTCCCATGAATGGATATTTGTTACCTTTATTTCACTGACAAAATgtcaaataaatttctttatttttaaatgatatatttaaattgattggTTCACATGTTTACCCATTAATTGATTTAGGATTTACAACttatcaattattaaaataaataaaagatttacttgaaataatttaagtaattaatttaagttaaatttatatatttaaaatgttagaCCCATGCATCAACTTGTAAGTTGATTTATGGTTTTAGGGCTTGTAGTTACTCCAATTGAAAGTTTTTTGTtggtttaaatatgtaaaaggtATTTGtactattttgaaatttaaaatttagtcctcatactttagttttgagaaattgagtctttgtacttttttatttaaaagtttggTCCCTCCATCTAGTATTGCCATCAAAGTTATTAGTGTTAAaggtaaaataactttttagccctcaacattaatatttttgtcaatttgatccttaccctttaaaaatacataaaaatatttttaaaatattcttttcatattttaaataaaaacataaaagttgaaaaattcatgaaaaaataaaaactctttaaaattcaaaaagtaaaaaaaattattttaaaaatataaatttttcccaaaattcaatgttatctaaATTGAATCGGACCAACTAATCAGATTGGAAACAAGCTGAGGTATTGGTCTAGAGAGAGGTAAAAAAATCGATTGACCTGCGAACCGATACAAACTGGTTAAACTGAACTAAAAATCGATTGAATTGACAATTGAACCGATTTTAAACTAGTTTGACCAGCAGGTTCCCAAACCAACAGGttgaaagcaaataaaaaaattaaaatattaaaaattataaaaattagttcaattgtcgattcaactaattttttagCCTGAATCAACTAGTCCATAACAGTTTGTGGGTCAACTAgttcaattgtaatattttacactatttcgatttagggttttcaaaaattttaagaattttttcaGAGAATTAATTGGACGATGGTTGAATCGATGGCTCAGTTCACagtcttttaattatatattttttatacaatctCTCCCTATTCcttaaataggaaaaaaaattatttcaatatatttgaaCTCACATCCTTATACACAGGTAACAATATTAGCATCgacatttattaattatatttaaaacttataaattaaataaatttttaaaaattgataaaatattaaaatcaaataaaatcaaatgtaATAAATTGAGGTGCACATATGATATGATTATTTGAATATTcagtttcattatttatatgaatttaaatatataaaattgctaTTCATATAAATAATGTG harbors:
- the LOC105764778 gene encoding adenylate kinase 4, which encodes MASGSVNLEEIPYESLMNELLRRMKCAPKPEKRLILIGPPGSGKGTQSPIIKDEHCLCHLAAGDMLRAAVSAKTPLGIKAKEAMDKGELVSDDLVVGIIDEAMKKPSCKKGFILDGFPRTVAQAQKLDEMLERQGVKIDKVLDFAIDDAVLEERISGRWIHPASGRSYHTKFAPPRVPGVDDVTGEPLIQRKDDSAAVLKSRLESFHRQTQPVINYYSKKGIVATLHAEKPLTDVTDEVRKVLS